The window GCTGTTGGAGGATTTCTGAgagaaaaagacttattttaaagagcacaatttctctaatcatcttttttttagttatttttctgattatttttttaaatgcaattttgttgctgttttttcattccttcttcttcttcttcttcttcttcttcttcttcttcttctccttcttctttttctttactttgttttacatttattttttatatttgtctgtatttgtctgttttattgcaggttggaggagattgtccatgtcccacatgggtgaagaaagaggaggtgagtgtttttaatctttcatttgtttgtcattgtatatcactgtatgatgctgtatggtgtttgactaatatgaaaaggattacagaagttaacaaaaaagattcattaaaaatgttttgatgcaCAGAAGATACACGGGACGGCACCACTGAGCTTCCTGGTTTTTTGGCTCCTCTGCCTTCACATTTGGCTGATTCTGCATCCACAGACCAGAGGAACAGCAAGAGGAAAAGGCAGAGCAGCAGCCAGCAAACACTGTCCACCTCGTCCAGCAGACCAtccaaacgctctcgcagaggtcagcacaGCTCATCTTCTAGATCTTATGGCTCAGTTTGGAAATGATTTGTCATTGAAGAGACCGCAgcatgttttctctttctctcttttcttcatttcttgtgcttttctgtgttgcagacttgtaccagaagggcccgttgctgggacgaggtggattcggctctgtgtttgctgggatgcgcaggtctgatggactgccagtaagagattttcttccctcctttgttcagacatgctttagaaatgttgctgtcagtaaatgtcatgtgtcacaatcaggcaggtgtgatttactctGCTTTTTCTGTCTGCAGGTGGCCATCAAGTATGTGTCGAAGGACCGAACCCCCGAGCGACTGAAAGTTGTATGTTTTGatgtgaatctgttgtgtttgctgtgtttgattgagttctggatataatggagagtttgtcctgcaggatggtcagggtcggctgcctctggaggtggcattgatgacccgtgtcacgtcagctcctgcctgccccagtgtcctgcagctgctggactggtttgaccgtcccagacgctacatcctgatcctggagcgaccggatccttgccaagatctccagagcttctgtgaggagaacggctgtctggatgagcgtctggccaagaaagtgctggtgcagctgatcgcggcCCTAAAACACTGCGAGAACCGCGGCGTCCTGCATCGGGACGTCAAACCAGaaaacctgctgatctccacagagtcccaggacatcaagctgctggacttcggctgtggagatctgctgaagcgatcggcctacaaatactttgcAGGTGAGTTTGAGTTACAGAAGGAAACGTTCTGTTGATGTTTGTGAACTTCTGCTGATCCACTAAAGGGAATTTGTCTGTACTGGAGCATGTTGAGCAGATGTTTGTGGTCTTCTTATGTCTCTCAGGCACTCCTGCATACGCTCCTCCCGAGTGGTTTCGTAGACATCGCTACCATGCGACTCCAGCTACAGtctggtcagtaggagtgacgctctacaacatcctgtgtgaccgtttcccattcagaggcgcacagagggtcacgtccagaagccgactgaccttccctaggagcttgtcaacaggtaagagattcagacacattcagagatagcctggcgagcgagcagaagtgtgttgttgtgtgtttctgaagacggtgttgtgtgtaacagagtgccgtcagctgattcgctggtgtctcagtgcagcACCGGCTGATCGACCCAGTTTAGATGACATTGAGAGCCATCCCTGGTTGCACTGCACAGGTGGCCAGTGACATTACACTTATCTAAATCCAGCAGTCATGGCTTGGGTTGCATTGTCAGGTTCAGTGTAGATAAACGCTGTCAATGATTTGTAGAAGGAGAGCAGGAGGGGCAGAGGAACTGAGGAGAACAGATCCTGATCCTGAGCTTCCTCTGCTGCATCTGTGAGGCTCTGTGTGAAGCTGTacgagctgaagacacacacacacacacacacacacacacacacacacacacacacacacacacacacacaagctagtCTACAGTAGACAAATGTACAGTTTCTTGACCACTTAGAGAAAAACGGGGAcagatgttaaataaatcatgaacaataaagttattttattcgCAATTACAgcagttgtttttttctttactggtttcactaaaatgtaaatgttcaaacctagggcagcacagtgactcagtggtttgcactgtaacctcacagcaaggttcactgtgtaaaacatatgctggatattttggcggttcattcccctgtggcgaaccctgatgaataaagggactaagctgaaggaaaattgatgaatgaaCACAGACACTGGAGGAATTAGGAGACTCTGTTCAGTCAGATATGATCATGCTGTCTGTAGTGTGCTGAACTAACTAGACCAAacctttatttgcaatatttgatgtctgaatttaaatcataaaaatctAAACTAGCCGAATTGTTTTACTTAAACACAGATCTGTCGATAATAAACTCAGTAAATGTCCGTACACGCATGCTgatatttaacaaatgttttttattttgaatgatcttcaattttaggtaaaaaagaaaagtttgtatgagaatttgaaatgaacaatattgtgtttttgtggacatggaactacaaaatttcaacattgaAGCGTGCTGAATAGTTTTTTGATATAGTCTTCTACAACttctaaaaaatacaaatactaaacTTCTTAAGAGAATTTAAAGTAAACACTACTGTGTTTTTCTTCTTTGTGCACATCAAATTGCAAATTATCCCAATATAGTGCAATAAATCTCTTTTTAGGACGATCTTCAATTTCAGGTTagaatacaattataattttgaaaataatttaaaatgtacatattgttTTTTCATGTGTAGGTCAAAGTTTCAACagctaaatcattttaaaaagcatgtgctcaaactaaaagaagtaaaaaagtgCTTTTGTGGTGCAGGGTCACGTCTCTCCTCAGTAAGTGATCATAGACAACACAAGGGGGCAATGTTCAGCACAGAGAATCACAATTTAACTAAAACGTATAAGACAGCGTGTTTTTTTTATCATCTCAACAGTTTGTCTAATGAAACacacaataatttaacatttattttaacaaatacagcTCATAGTGTTAATAACATTGTTTACTTTACACTTTGTACCGTGATCATGATGATTGTTTGTTATGAGCAGGgccggatttagtgatttgggggccctaagcaattcgagTCATGGTACCCAGAAGTTCTACAGTAATAAGCACTtttcatatttgcttatttatttagctgtcttTATCTTATAGCACTCTGTCTTCCCTTCGTTATTTTTATCTGAACAcaatttctacattttaaaagatttgtttgcttaaagtgagttcacaactaaaaataatgaacaaactatttgttttctaaaactaaattttcatctgatttgactgctggactgatccATGATTGGGGGTGGGGGGACTCAATTGCACACATACTAATTAAGGTAAAATGTATTAGAGCCTTGTCCTACAAAATATGACAGGAAATgactttattagtatttattgtcTGCCTCCAGACTTCCTTGGGGCCCTAAGCGACTGCTCTCTgaacttaacatttaaatttctttaaatgattcaccatgtcatttaaaatgattggttgtgcTTGAGATTCTGCCTTGACAACCGCGCTGATTGTTCAATATATGTTATTTGACtcaaggtggtcattttgcttgtgattctgaattctcctgaagcgcagcaggacagaggcactacctgaacccatctgacgaaagagaaaagttaaattagttagtacatatttaaatgctgatatatttttttcttaattgatatacaCGCTGGGGcaacacagtgactcagtggttagcattgtcgcctcacagtaagaaggtcgctggttcgagtcctggctgggccagttggcatttctgtgtggagtttgcatggtctccccttgttcacgttggtttcctccaggtgctccagtttcccccacaagtccaaggacatgcgctataggtgaattgggtaagctaaattgtccgtatgtgtgtatgtcctggtcctccaggttgagggttgatcgttgggctaacaacccacctcgtaAACATATTCTAGTATAAATCACTggcacagaaaacaaacaaaacctacgTGAGACCAAGAgactttattaaaagaaaaatcaagaaaTTAAGTCATACAATGCGTCATTCAGCAGCAATCATAACTTAAAGATTGTAGTCAGTTCTTGTTTTCTAAGaccttaaataaatgattatcttTGCAAAACGCATGATCTATTTTGTATATGGTGACATAACCTGTTATATGATGTTATACTGGATAAAGACTGCCAAGGGTGTTAAGACATTCAGAATAACACTATTTCAGACTCAGAATCTGGACATGATTATACAATTATAAGTCACTGGAGCACAATTAActgtctttagaaatagaaatgacAGAACCAAATACATATTCATTTTTACCTTCATAAGTATCCTTGCAATGACGTGAAAATGAGATCGCAATGAAAAAAAGAGATTTTATGTCATATTATTAATCACATAAAATCTTACAGCAGTCAACACTGAAATCCATACATAATACATTACGTTTGAATGAATCCCATTTCtgtgatataaataataaacattctgAACAGAGAACTGTAACATTGAGCAAATACAGCAGAGATACAATAGAACTCACAATGTAGTCACTATCTATTAAAACCAAGTTTGGAAAAAAAAGACCTTGAATATATTTATTGATGCTGTAAGTTGTTTGTTTCAACTGAGTGAACATTTGACAAGCTTAACAGCAAATGACCTGTTAAAAAGTCACAACATTACATTCAAATCAGCTTCTGTTACTTGCTGCTTTACTTTAATCATAGTTGCGTTGCCCAAAAGGGTCAGTTCTTACATGATTAAATCAATCTTTCTTAAGTATGTCTGGACGAATGTGACACCGTCACACTTTCAGATCCAAGTCAACGCAGCACATCACAGTAataaacaaagatgtaaacaaagtACATTGCTTTATGAACTATTACAATTACTTGAAGCACAGTCAACATTAATGAAGTCGAGCCAAGTAAAAATGTCAAAGATTAAACAATCAGGCCCTTCTGAAGgctgaaataaatcattaaacactGACTATCATCTGGTTTGTAATCAACAACTATTTTTAGACCAAAGAATATCATGTGCTGAATGAAACAAACTGTGTTACAAAGAATAAATCAAGAATAAATGTCACCTTCaaatgtaaaacatcattttgtttcctataaaaagcgattagttacttTAATGAAGGGATCAAAACCGCTGCCTTAAAAGTGACCAATTGACTTCCCTTAAAAATATGAGGACCTATTAAGTTGACTTATCTTACCTTTTtatagtcaactaattgctttttacagcgtaattaaaattagattttattttctcaaaatcacAACATTTATGACTGCCCGTTTCGCcacttacaaatttaaaatgaagcatattttcatacaatttattgctCACATTACATGTATGATaacttaaatacatttgaatatactgtataatatgaataaaacaattagtttgaAATAAATAAGAGTAATAACCGCtagacattcagcatgctaagttTCTGTGCTATAACTCTAAACTAGATTTAATTAAGAAGACGATGCATCATATTCTTGAACACAGACACGATTCCAAAACTGCCTAAATAATGCTTATTAGAATAATTTCAATGCAGACAATAGtaaatacagtatatgcacagagatttgtttgttttttgatggaATGATTGATTTTAATCGGGTGAATTATAGTAAATGCGATTTCAGTAATCCTGAGAAACAATCTTCAGACTATATCCCAGATCAAGAGAATTGATGAGGCCCAAATAGTTCAAAGAGAGAGCAGAACATCTTCGATAAATAGAGCATAATGTGACTTCAGGAGGTGGTCATGGTTGAAGGGTCCGTCCACATGGCTGCCACATCTCTGAAACTgcacagtagaaaaaacacagTTAAGCACGTAGAGCATAATGATCAGTGACTGACAAATAAGAGTGTTCACAGTCAAGAAAAGCCATTTTAAACACTCAATTATTACACTCCTCTGATTTTAAGAATGTATTGTCAGTTTTAATCCCATCCCCCACCTTTTTTATgagaaacattatttttaacaaaatgaaaatgtcatAACTATAAgattcagtgcttcccacagctATAGGAgagctctaaaatctgccagaaTTGAGCACCTCCACAAACCGattgaaaataatcataacagtcttagatttttatttaacaccattgctaaattaacaaataatcagtcatctttggaacaaaatgtcccaccgcaaattagtagtgatgatttTTTTAGTGATGAAATAAAAGCCTTCAGACAGAAAATAGAAGACGCTAAACTTTCTGCACCGCCTTATACTTCTCAACATTCCACTGAATCTAGATAATTTACAGTGCTTCAAAATCACAGAACAGGAAGGACGAGCTAGATAAAATGATAAATGGTTCTAAACCAGCTAAATGCATgttggactcaattccaacaaaagtAGTGAAAGAGCTGCTGCCTGTAATAGTAGAAGCTCTTCTTAATTAAACAGTTTTCAATAAATGAGTTAAATGCAGCTTCATGTGCTGTTTGGGCTCATTAAACTATTGTAGACATGGTGTGAACTACTCTTTCATTCACTGTAACTGATCTCCAGAAAATCTAGAAACAGGGACTCAGCAGCTGGTCTAAAACGGGATGGGGAGCAGATCAAATCAAATTATATGTATTACCTAAAGactaaatgaagaaaaaatatatatggagCGGTACAGGAGCGGGAGTCATTTTAAATAGGAGCGGGATGGGACAGgatcattttttaaactttggTCTGGGAGTGGGACGGGAAAAGATTTCTTTCTGTGAGAGTGGGAACGGGACAGAAGTGAAAATTCCCGCCCATGTCATCCTCTATTCCAGACACGGCTGTGTCTTTTGTCTGACAAAAGCCGAAAAAAGACTTTTGTACTAAACCTGTAATGGCAGTTTCTGTTTCTACTAATAAGCACTGCCCACTAACTTGTGGATTTAACTGAGTGTCAGCTGCAGTAGTTGAGAGATTTTCTTGATGAATCACAGCAACGGCGAGTTCTTATTAAAGGATTCTGCTCTGAAGATACCTGAAAAATCCTCCTGGTTTGTCTCATCTTTAAATTCACAACATATTCATGAAGAAAAAGTCAGTCACAGAGATATTACAGatgatacatttgtaaataatgttcacttTGTTGCACAGAGAAAGATTCctttgcttcataagacctcagtgcATCGTCAGGacttgagtgtatcgttacacccctatcttTGATACAGTT is drawn from Danio rerio strain Tuebingen ecotype United States chromosome 6, GRCz12tu, whole genome shotgun sequence and contains these coding sequences:
- the LOC137495853 gene encoding serine/threonine-protein kinase pim-3-like isoform X1; protein product: MIPVALPNGEQFHPCPLLHYGWRRLSMSHMGEERGEDTRDGTTELPGFLAPLPSHLADSASTDQRNSKRKRQSSSQQTLSTSSSRPSKRSRRDLYQKGPLLGRGGFGSVFAGMRRSDGLPVAIKYVSKDRTPERLKVDGQGRLPLEVALMTRVTSAPACPSVLQLLDWFDRPRRYILILERPDPCQDLQSFCEENGCLDERLAKKVLVQLIAALKHCENRGVLHRDVKPENLLISTESQDIKLLDFGCGDLLKRSAYKYFAGTPAYAPPEWFRRHRYHATPATVWSVGVTLYNILCDRFPFRGAQRVTSRSRLTFPRSLSTECRQLIRWCLSAAPADRPSLDDIESHPWLHCTEGEQEGQRN
- the LOC137495853 gene encoding serine/threonine-protein kinase pim-3-like isoform X2, coding for MIPVALPNGEQFHPCPLLHYGWRRLSMSHMGEERGEDTRDGTTELPGFLAPLPSHLADSASTDQRNSKRKRQSSSQQTLSTSSSRPSKRSRRDLYQKGPLLGRGGFGSVFAGMRRSDGLPVAIKYVSKDRTPERLKVDGQGRLPLEVALMTRVTSAPACPSVLQLLDWFDRPRRYILILERPDPCQDLQSFCEENGCLDERLAKKVLVQLIAALKHCENRGVLHRDVKPENLLISTESQDIKLLDFGCGDLLKRSAYKYFAGTPAYAPPEWFRRHRYHATPATVWSVGVTLYNILCDRFPFRGAQRVTSRSRLTFPRSLSTGMSMGSTKECHAAHTPRKVPTSP
- the LOC137495853 gene encoding serine/threonine-protein kinase pim-3-like isoform X3; its protein translation is MSHMGEERGEDTRDGTTELPGFLAPLPSHLADSASTDQRNSKRKRQSSSQQTLSTSSSRPSKRSRRDLYQKGPLLGRGGFGSVFAGMRRSDGLPVAIKYVSKDRTPERLKVDGQGRLPLEVALMTRVTSAPACPSVLQLLDWFDRPRRYILILERPDPCQDLQSFCEENGCLDERLAKKVLVQLIAALKHCENRGVLHRDVKPENLLISTESQDIKLLDFGCGDLLKRSAYKYFAGTPAYAPPEWFRRHRYHATPATVWSVGVTLYNILCDRFPFRGAQRVTSRSRLTFPRSLSTECRQLIRWCLSAAPADRPSLDDIESHPWLHCTEGEQEGQRN